DNA sequence from the Parasphaerochaeta coccoides DSM 17374 genome:
ACAGGTGGTTATTCCTCGGACAAGAAGCAAGGCTCCGGTCATGCTTTCCGGAATCTGAAGGACATCTTGGGCATACAGAGGAAATATTGTCTGGACGACACTCACTCCGCAATAGACAAGAACAAGTCCGCTCCAGCACAGATAGCGGAGAGGCGTACTTCCATCGGTTCCGGAGTCTTGGATGATGGCATGTTCTTCACTCGGTACTTCTTTCATGGAGGGAATGAAGCGGGAGCTGACAAACAGGAAGCACATCACGAAAAACAGGAAGACAGCTCCTGAAGACAATGCGGCGACAGTACTGATTTCAACCAGGATGCCCCCAATGAACGGAGCAACCCCGGCTCCGAAGGACCATGAAAAATTGAACTCTCCCATCGCCTTGTTCAAACGTACCCCTTCCCTGCCCCGACTTATCCAGCCTTCAATCTGCGGCCACATCAGCGACATGAATACCCCATAGAGAGCAAGTACTACGTAGAGAAAAAGAAGGGAGCGGACATAGATGACAGCAGCTATTGACAGAGACATGCCGATAAGGGATACCTCCACGCAAATCCGGGGAGAAAATCTCCTGCTCCATGACTCTCCCGCAATACAGGCAAGAAGATAAGAGACCGTATAGATGCTTGTGGCAATGCCGATGTGATCCGCTCCCATGCCGAATGTCCTGCGTAGATGATAGACAAGGGCAAGATTAATCAGGGCTATGCCCAACTGGGTCAGGAATGAAACAAGATTCAGAACCGTATGATGGTCATTGACCGATGCGCGGGTGGTGACGGACATGGAACACTCCTCCGTGGATGTCTGCGCTAAGATATAGCAGTCACACTTCACTAATGCAATATCATTACGGTTCTTGTTGCGAAATTTGTGCAAAGTATATAAAGTACGGTACGTATGGAACTGTTATTGACCAATTCACCGCTTATTGCCTCGTTTCTCGCCCTTTTCACTGCACAGATGCTCAAGCCGATCATCGTCGCCATCCTTGAAAGGCGGTTTGAACCCAGCATGTTAGTCTCCACAGGGGGCATGCCATCATCCCATACTGCTGCCGTCATAGCCCTTGCGACCGCGACAGGCATCATCCAGGGCATTGGTTCCAACTACTTTGCCATTGCGGTCGTCCTTGCCGGCGTCGTCACCCATGATGCAATGGGCATCAGGCGGGAAGCCGGTAAGCAAGCGCAGGCGATAAACGAATGGAACAAGATTCTCGTCAAACTTTCCACCAGCAAGGACAAGACGCCGGAAGTCCTCAAGACGATGCTCGGACATTCTTTCCCTCAAGTCCTCGGTGGCGTGCTGCTTGGACTTTTCTACGGATTCCTGACCCCAACCTTTTTCTAGGCATCTTCTTTCCACATATCAGTATCAATCTCTGCTCCTTAGATTGTCCGCATAATGGATATCATGATGTGTCATGGAGGGACAAGGAGGGATCAAGAGAGGGAACAAGGTGAAAACATAATTCCTCATGATGTGCATTCTTGTATATTATTACGAAATTTCACTCATTTATTGCATATATATTCCAAATCGCTTGACATTGAACGTATTTTTATGCAAGAACTCTGGTATAATGAGTATATCGAAAACTGAGTGCGGTATATGGCTTTATTAGTAGGAGATGAAATCATGAAAACAAAGACCTTGGCCCTGCTTCTTATCATATCATTGGTATCCGTGATGGCTGTCGGTGCGGCTGGCTCCAAGGAGAGCAGCAAGGAAAAAACTTCCTATGTGTTCGCCGCCAATGCGGCATGGCCGCCCCTGGAATATGTCGATGAAAACGGCAATGTGGTCGGCTATGAAATTGAACTGATCCAAGAAATTGGCAAAGCTGTCGGCAAGACTTTCACCATCAGGAATGTCGCATGGGATGGCATTTTCGCAGGTTTGGCAAATGGTGCTTATGATGGTATTGCCAGTGGAGTCTCCGTCACCGAAGAAAGAAAAGCTACCATGGATTTTTCAACTCCCATTCTCCAAGTGAAACAAGCTATCATCGTCCGCTCCGGAACAACGGGGATATCCAGCGGGGATGACCTTGTGGGAAAGAAAGTCGGAGTACAGATAGGCACGACAGGACACATTGCCCTGGAAGATACTTA
Encoded proteins:
- a CDS encoding MFS transporter, with amino-acid sequence MSVTTRASVNDHHTVLNLVSFLTQLGIALINLALVYHLRRTFGMGADHIGIATSIYTVSYLLACIAGESWSRRFSPRICVEVSLIGMSLSIAAVIYVRSLLFLYVVLALYGVFMSLMWPQIEGWISRGREGVRLNKAMGEFNFSWSFGAGVAPFIGGILVEISTVAALSSGAVFLFFVMCFLFVSSRFIPSMKEVPSEEHAIIQDSGTDGSTPLRYLCWSGLVLVYCGVSVVQTIFPLYAQDVLQIPESMTGALLLVRGITTCGLFYILGRTSWWHFRAWVILGVQVAFSLVCLYAVKITTVWMYIPFFVVFGSVFATAYTMSIFHGASGSVHRARRMMIHEVLLTFGMIIGAASGGFVYEHLGFPTVMLVLAGLGAFAVVMEIIVAIALRGRFTK
- a CDS encoding divergent PAP2 family protein, which encodes MELLLTNSPLIASFLALFTAQMLKPIIVAILERRFEPSMLVSTGGMPSSHTAAVIALATATGIIQGIGSNYFAIAVVLAGVVTHDAMGIRREAGKQAQAINEWNKILVKLSTSKDKTPEVLKTMLGHSFPQVLGGVLLGLFYGFLTPTFF
- a CDS encoding transporter substrate-binding domain-containing protein; the encoded protein is MKTKTLALLLIISLVSVMAVGAAGSKESSKEKTSYVFAANAAWPPLEYVDENGNVVGYEIELIQEIGKAVGKTFTIRNVAWDGIFAGLANGAYDGIASGVSVTEERKATMDFSTPILQVKQAIIVRSGTTGISSGDDLVGKKVGVQIGTTGHIALEDTYGKAITIRAYDEIGLAIEDMLNGNLDAAVADSIIASDFVLANKNYQGKLFVSGEASSIAEDIAIVVPKGNVYLLGLVNDGYALLVKNGTVATLKEKYNLL